The genome window TGTTTATGTGGTCCGATCTAACCAAATGCTTACAGATAATGATGAAGAAAATCACAATACAAAGGCTGCTCCATCTCTCTCATAAGTCATAACGAAAAGCCTTTTACACCTAAACATAGGACCATCTTCTAAACGATAACCCTAAACTATAAACACGAGCTTAGATAAAAGTGACTGGGGCAAACAGGTAAATCCCATCAATCTGGAGGATGACAGTGCAACGAATAGTGTTCAAGACACCTCATAAAAGAGTGAAGGTTGACATGCTTTTCGGGGTAAGAGTTCacactttttttataaataaacaaataaataaataaatacagaTGCTGAGGAGTTAATGTAAAATCTCAACATGCTAGATTACATCTCCTAATGAGGGAAAGTactgaagaaagaagagaaaaactgTATTTTGAATTGGAATTACAATGAAGGGATGATTAAAAGAGAATCTTGAATGGAAATTTTGTGCACTTAACTTAAACATGACGTCAGCATTTTTACACCACAACTTAGAgatcaaaacaaatattaaataaagaacATATACAAGTGGCTAAGCATACCTCAAGATTGCCACATCCTTCCTCATCTTGCAAATCATCATATTGGACTTTCACCTGTTTTCGTGATATCTGCAAGACTGTACACCTAAACCAGCAGCCTCGTATGCCACTATCTTGGCATAGCAATTCTATCTTTTCAGCAACCTTAAAGAGTGGGGTATACCAAGGCTGATAATCAACAAGCTTCATGGAAAACAGTCTCCTGTCTAGCGAACCATAATTTGATTTCTGAAGAGGTCTATATGCCATCATCTGGCTATCTCTTGTAGAACTTCTTGCTCTTGAATGATTAGCTGCAAACCTCGGGCATGGCCTTCCACTTCTAGTCCTCTTAGATCCTAATTTTAAATACTCACTTGGACCCaattcatcttcttccccAATCAGGCTATCACTTATAAACTCAGATTTTGCTGAAAAGTTGGGACCCAAACAAGAGAGAATTGGCTGATCGAAATAGCCATGCATTTTACTCAAATCAAATGGCTTCACCTTGTTACTTTTAAACTGCCTACAACAAAGATGTACTCTGGCCAATAAAGCCCTAGGAAACACAGCTAAGCATTTTTCATAATGTTCACGAGTTAAGACTGTTGCAGGACCATCAACACATTCTGCACTAATGACCTGCACATATGGTGTGATGAAAACTTCCTTTGGGTGAGGATTTCTTAGAGGAGTTACCCCCTTGACTTCCTGGCTATGATGAAACCACCTCACTTTAACCTTTCTTTGACCTCTCTTGTCTTCGTACATATCTTCAATATAAGCAACATAGTGATTTTCTccctttgccatgacaaagaCAAAGGACTTAATCTGGATGCAAAGGGAAAGGAAACGCAATCAGAGGAAAAGAATTACGGTTGACAGTAAAAATTGGAGTAGCATGTCAATTCCATCATTCACAGAATACAAATGGTCATTAGTGTTTGACCAAGAAGTACACATCGAGGAAATCTTCAACAAAATGCCTTGATGCATAGTCCTTGAACTAAGTACCCAGAAGTTTATGCATCAATATATCAACTATAAGGCATACGAGACATGTAATACTACAAGGCATAGTGTTACTAGTACATAATTGTGACTCATGCTCATGTGTTTTCATTCAAAGCAACAATAGTGCAATGTACCAAAATAAAGACAATATTTTCGTTATCTTCTATAGAATCTTTGAACTTGAGACAAATGCTTCATTTATTCAATGTAATGTCTTTGAAGTACCCATGCAGAGGATATACTTTATCTTAGCTCATACTAATGCCAGAGTAATCATTTTTTGATAAGTAATGTCAGAGCAATTATTTCTGGAGTACTTAATTTTCCCTGCACCATTTCTTGCATAATATCACTCTAAAAATTAATGTGGGATTAATGTTTGAGAGTTTAAGCAAGGAGAGCTATGCATTCCACAGTTCCACCTCATGCACTTCAAGCCCAATCACCTCACAAATGCATTCCTACTTTGACTGGTAAATCCTTACCGCTATTGTAATCCCATCCCTATAGAATGCAGGAAAATGCTTGAGCTGTTTACCACATGTCCATGCAACACCTGACCAAACAATGTCTGGACTCTGTCCCTTGAAGTTCTTTGAAAGACGGCCCTGATACACAGGTTTTCGAGTCAGTATTTCAGGCAAAAATTGAAAGCATAATTAagaacaaaatcaataaagaGTCGTTGGTTACATGGGTCTGGGGGGCACTAACTCCATTCATTGGATATTCAGGAGTCCCCGAAGCTTGTGACGAATCATGTTGGGGTGATTCtgtcataaaaaaaaagtattaaagTCATAAGATTCCAGTTATACAGACCCCCCCTCATTTATTGCAGTTTTAGTAAAAGGGAAGAAACTATTAGGTATGACATTGAATCTCTTAATAACTAACTTTATACGCTATTAGGTATGACATTGAATCTCTTAATAACTAACTTTATACAGATATTTATACGTGGTAGAACTTATATAATATTTGTCCACCAGTCACTTAAACTAATAATTCAATCTGGGATGTAGGGGAAAGTCAAAATCTTTGCCTTACAATATCTTTCAAGGTTCTTACATCTCCAGAGTAATTAAAGCATTCTCTTAAAAATGGCACACATAAACCTAAATTTTATCGACAATATAAGGAACTAGAAATTACGAAGTGGCAACTCATACCGGATAGATCTGCATGTATATGCTGCTTTGACAGCATAGATGTAAGCCAATCCACAACCTCTCTTCTTGACCTCCATTTAAAGTTAGCATTAGTGGAGCTTTCCTTTCCGTGCACATACAAAAATTCCTCAGAAACAACATAGAACATGTGCCTAACACTCCTCTCAGTACCCACAACTGCAAGAATGGATTCTCCAGCAGAATCCTTCAAGAAATAGTGAACCACACGGTTGCCCCTCTCCTGTGAAACAAAGTGCTCTTTCCACTCCACAAAACAGTGACCATTTCCAGACATTTTGACAGAACGCACAAAGAGGGGTTGACAAAACACCAGAAACCCACTTGAAGTTCTAATCACATAGCTGAAGATGCGCAAAATGAAAGATAGCAAAAGGGTTCAAACCTCCATGACTTGGCTGCCTAAAAAGTAACAATGGAGTAATTTTCAGGTCAAAAGCTACAATCTTGCAATTATTTATTACCTTAACCCTCggaataaatataatatatcttGCTCAAGCTGGAACAACTCAAGCAAACGAGAAATGGGTATATTATAAAACTGACCTGAAAATAAGAGAGCTTAGGGCATGGAAACCTAAGCAGATCAAAAGTCTTGACTTTACAGCTGAAAAGGCCCCCAAATACGTAGCAAAAGGTTCAAATAACAATCAAATTTGTTCAATAATCTTCAGGATCAGCAACCATACATAATCAGGAGGACTATACCTTCAAACAATGCACAATTTGATCACTAGTAACTCTACCATGAAATTTTCCACTGAGACTTGGAAGAACTACACCAAACAAGAACTGCGGATGTCAAAAACCTTCATGGAAGCCACAAAAACCTGCATTTTGATGGCCTAAAGGCAGATCAGAACACCCTATACTCAATAGAACTCGGTATCAGCGTGAAAGCCCAAAGAGCATCAAAGACATTGCCTTGACTGCTTTTTCCAAGAGAATTGGAACAAATTTGAAATGGGCATCTATAATTAAGaccacaaaagcaaaagctcaCGAAAAAGGAACTGGAAAGACGCAAGCCTAGTTGGTAGAACCGACTAGGTGATGCAGGTGTTGGAGGGTTTTAAGAGaagggagagaagagaaaactTTGTGCTTGTCTTGGTGGGTACAAGGgagagtagagaaagagagggacaagaggaggagaagatgaaggaagagaaggagagaaaagaagatTTCTTGAAAAGGCCATGGACATGAAAAGTGGGGAGAGTTGCAGAGCTTTGGAAATGTATGTGCAGCTATGGAACAGAGAGGGACTGGTTGAACAAGAAATAAAGGAACTATTTGTTAAATTAatagaaattataatttacttgtttgctttctttccatttcttttttcttggtgGAAGGTAGGAAGGGGAGGAAGGGTTGGATTATTTACTACGACAAACAACTGTTGCGTTGGGGCTAACAACCCCATTGGGCCGAGTCCATTTGTTCATTGGGCCCGagtccttttttttcccccctctttttcttcaattttttccaattttatatttaatttaagcctatttttatttgttaattatgaaaagtcatatttaccctaaaatttggttaaatctaacagaaaattagacgGCTGGACCGATGGAccgaataatatagagttgatggaccatttaaacgaataatttaatCGAGGGACTTAAATATAAATCGGGTATAAATTTGAAGactatttgaataaataactccaaaaaaaaaatgaaaagaaaaagaaaccacACTAATTAATAAGAGTCCCACTTGAAGTTAGgtaaaaatatatgttttcaaTTAGAAGAATTAGCATCACATTATAGGAGTTAATATTGTGCTTAAAGTTATTGCAGCTGTATCACAGGTAGGGGCGGATTCACATAAGGGTAAgaggggtcaattgacccccTGCAAGCCCAGAATCCACCATTGGATGAGAAGATGTTGACCCTTGCAAATTGCCCTTAAATTGCTTGATGAAATGCTCCAGAGGGCTCAGTACACCAGCACAACAGGCaaattaccttatttccattttcaacatttaagtaaatttcaatttacttgagtttacaatgtaaataaggaagtatcccccatttggatttaaataaaaatactaaatctaattcccaccaaatcaaaatatgaaaaatcggttttagtacaaaatacaatttaggctaaaaatgatgactcattaagtcaatatatacttcatactaaaatctgataaaatcaatttttcttattttatgtgtaaggaataaaagccgccaaaaattatcttgagaaaatgattattctgaaaaaccatttttcatacttagccaatatttttacttaaaacaatttttcaggtatgatatgaatgcatgaaggaacctaaggtcaatctaggtaaaaagccttagatgttcaatccacAGAGTTTTACAAGAATAACCTAACTCTTACatattgaagaaatatttgCTTGAATAAGCTCCCCCTAAGACAGTACTCATAAGCGTTCAAAATTTGAGAGCtagaaccaaaaataaatgtagATAAAGCCCCAAATCAAAACTACGACAGA of Prunus dulcis chromosome 4, ALMONDv2, whole genome shotgun sequence contains these proteins:
- the LOC117624817 gene encoding uncharacterized protein LOC117624817, translated to MSGNGHCFVEWKEHFVSQERGNRVVHYFLKDSAGESILAVVGTERSVRHMFYVVSEEFLYVHGKESSTNANFKWRSRREVVDWLTSMLSKQHIHADLSESPQHDSSQASGTPEYPMNGVSAPQTHGRLSKNFKGQSPDIVWSGVAWTCGKQLKHFPAFYRDGITIAIKSFVFVMAKGENHYVAYIEDMYEDKRGQRKVKVRWFHHSQEVKGVTPLRNPHPKEVFITPYVQVISAECVDGPATVLTREHYEKCLAVFPRALLARVHLCCRQFKSNKVKPFDLSKMHGYFDQPILSCLGPNFSAKSEFISDSLIGEEDELGPSEYLKLGSKRTRSGRPCPRFAANHSRARSSTRDSQMMAYRPLQKSNYGSLDRRLFSMKLVDYQPWYTPLFKVAEKIELLCQDSGIRGCWFRCTVLQISRKQVKVQYDDLQDEEGCGNLEEWIPAFRLAMPDKLGIRHLGRPMIRPAPPKEQMDLALEVGAAIDAWWSDGWWEGIITGVGSCGDNFQVFFPGESLLLNMHKKDLRISRDWLGDQWVDVEAKPDVLSAISSKISSCTRPFASSTVAKHVNTDGLALSYIEVPSSTKHVEEEKLNLDASSSYDAPENMDLVNDKKSPSLKDIGTEGVDVNDSCGDAQDAQGNDDDDNKDDNNGEDDKGENNGDDEGREGMEVFETPGQSPKAVEIMEVTS